A stretch of Argiope bruennichi chromosome 10, qqArgBrue1.1, whole genome shotgun sequence DNA encodes these proteins:
- the LOC129988715 gene encoding GDP-fucose protein O-fucosyltransferase 1-like: MALLFILLLCFVNVIYSFQNHDIDANGYILYCPCMGRFGNQADHFLGALAFAHALNRTLALPPWVEYKPGHSRSVQIPFDTYFKVEPLQQYHRVITMEYFMQNIAPIIWPKGKRKVFCYMARGGSDHCNAKDGNPFGPFWDTFDVDFDESVFYQPLHYDVHYRDTARLWNEKFPPNDFPVLAFTGAPATFPVRSEDRELQQYLVWSDAVLKEAKTFISGMVPRGPFVGIHLRNGPDWVRACEHIEHSPLLFAAPQCLGYQNEFGQATPELCFPTKDIILRQLKSKVKALKAKAVFVASDHDHMISDIEKYMKDLKVKAYKLPVSNPHVDLAILGLSNHFIGNCISSFTAFAKRERDANNLQSSFWAFPAPTKTPITHDEF; this comes from the exons atggcgctattatttatattactgttATGTTTTGTGaatgttatttattcttttcagaaCCATGACATTGATGCTAATGGTTATATTTTGTATTGTCCATGTATGG GACGGTTTGGAAATCAGGCAGATCACTTTTTGGGTGCCTTAGCATTTGCACATGCACTGAACAGAACCTTGGCTCTTCCTCCCTGGGTGGAGTACAAGCCTGGACACTCCAGATCG GTACAAATAccatttgatacatattttaaagTTGAGCCTTTGCAACAGTACCATCGAGTTATCACAATGGAATATTTCATGCAAAACATAGCTCCTATTATCTGGcccaaaggaaaaagaaaag TGTTTTGCTACATGGCCAGGGGAGGTAGTGATCATTGCAATGCAAAAGATGGCAATCCATTTGGTCCTTTTTGGGACACATTTGATGTTGATTTCGATGAATCTGTATTTTATCAACCCCTTCATTATGATGTACACTACAGAGACACGGCTCGCTTATGGAATGAAAA ATTTCCACCAAATGATTTTCCTGTTCTGGCTTTCACAGGAGCTCCCGCAACTTTCCCTGTGCGTTCGGAAGATCGCGAACTTCAACAGTACCTTGTATGGAGTGATGCAGTTTTGAAGGAGGCAAAGACTTTTATAAGTGGCATGGTGCCTAGAGGGCCCTTTGTTGGTATTCACTTGCGTAATGGCCCAGATTGG GTTCGGGCATGTGAGCATATTGAACACAGCCCATTGCTGTTTGCTGCCCCTCAGTGTCTGGGATATCAGAATGAGTTTGGTCAGGCTACCCCTGAATTGTGCTTTCCTACAAAAGATATAATTCTCAGGCAGCTCAAAAGCAAAGTCAAGGCTTTGAAAGCTAAGGCTGTATTTGTTGCATCTGATCATGATCACATGATTAGTGACATTGAGAAATACATGAAAGATTTAAAG gtgAAGGCTTATAAGTTACCAGTTTCCAACCCTCATGTGGACCTGGCAATCCTGGGTCTTTCGAATCACTTCATTGGCAACTGCATCTCCTCATTCACAGCATTTGCTAAAAGGGAGCGAGATGCCAATAACCTCCAGTCATCTTTCTGGGCTTTCCCAGCCCCCACAAAAACACCCATTACCCATGACGAGTTTTAG